In a genomic window of Paramicrobacterium chengjingii:
- a CDS encoding metal-sensitive transcriptional regulator yields the protein MQHGYVDDKEALLKRLKRAEGQVRGIHKMVENDTYCIDILTQVSAATKALETVALQLLDDHLNHCVAQATREGGPVADEKLKEASAAIARLVR from the coding sequence ATGCAGCACGGATACGTCGACGACAAAGAGGCCCTACTCAAGCGCTTGAAGCGCGCTGAGGGTCAGGTGCGCGGCATTCACAAGATGGTCGAGAACGACACGTATTGCATCGACATTCTGACGCAGGTATCTGCCGCGACAAAGGCGCTGGAGACCGTCGCGCTGCAATTGCTTGACGATCACCTGAACCATTGTGTGGCGCAAGCCACCCGCGAAGGCGGTCCGGTGGCTGACGAGAAGCTCAAAGAGGCCTCCGCTGCAATCGCCCGCCTTGTCCGCTAA